The Methylococcus sp. Mc7 genomic sequence CAAGGGCCTCCTGCAGCAGCGCATGGAGGAGGTGGTGGATGGCGAATACCAGACCTACAAGGCAAAGGACGGCGCCTATGTCCGCAAGCATTTCTTCGGCAAATATCCCGAGTTACTGGAGATGGTCGCCAACATGTCCGACGAGGACATCTGGCACCTGAACCGGGGCGGCCACGACCCGCACAAGGTGTACGCCGCCTACGCCGCCGCGGTGGCGCACAAAGGACAGCCGACGGTGATCCTGGCCAAGACCATCAAGGGCTACGGCATGGGCCGGGCCGGCGAAGGCCAGATGGGCGCGCATCAGCAGAAAAAGCTGGACGCGGACGCGCTCAAGGCCTTCCGCGACCGTTTCAACATCCCGATTCCGGACGACAAGGTGCATGAGGCGCCTTATTACAAGCCGACCGAGGACAGCCCCGAGATGGTCTATCTGCAGGAGCGCCGCAAGGCCCTGGGCGGTTACCTGCCGCAAAGGCGGAAGGAGGCTCCCCATCTGCAGGTGCCCGAGCTGAGCATCTTCGAGACGATGCTGAAAAGCTCGGAAGATCGCGAGATGTCCACCACCATGGTCTTCGTCCGCCTGCTCTCGTCCCTGCTGCGCGACAAGGCGCTGGGCCGCTACGTGGTGCCGATCGTCCCCGACGAGGCCCGCACTTTCGGCATGGAGGGTCTGTTCCGGCAATACAGCATCTATTCCTCGGTCGGCCAGCTCTACGAGCCGCAGGATGCCGATACCGTGATGTTCTACCGCGAGGACAAATCCGGCCAGATTCTGGAGGAGGGCATCTGCGAAGCCGGTGCGATGTGCGACTGGATCGCCGCCGGCACGGCGTTCAGCAACCACAACGTGCAGATGATCCCGTTCTACATCTACTACTCGATGTTCGGCTTCCAGCGCGTCGGCGACCTCATGTGGGCGGCGGGCGACATGCAGGCCCGCGGCTTCCTCATGGGCGGCACCGCCGGACGCACCACCCTGGCCGGCGAAGGTCTGCAGCACCAGGACGGCCACAGCCACCTGATCATGGGCGCCATCCCCAACTGCATCACCTACGATCCGACCTTCGCCTACGAGCTGGCGATCATCGTGCACGACGGTCTGCGCCGGATGTATCAGGAGGGCGAAAACGTCTTCTACTACATCACCGTGATGAACGAGAACTACACCCATCCCGCCCTGCCGGAAGGGGTCGAGGACGGCATCATCAAAGGCTTGTACAAGTTCCGCGATGCCGGCAAGGACGAGGCGGTGCAGCTCCTCGGCAGCGGCACCATTCTGCGCGAAGTCATCAAGGCCGCGGAGCTGCTGGAAGCCGATTGCGGCATCAAGGCCGGCATCTGGAGCGCCACCAGCTTCAACCAGTTGCGCCGCGACGGCCTGGAAGTTTCGCGCTGGAACCTGCTGCATCCGGAACAGCCGCGGAAAACCAGCTACGTCGAGCAATGCCTGGCCGCAACCAACGGCCCCGTCGTCGCGGCGACGGACTACGTCAAGGCCTATCCGGACCTGATCCGTGAGTTCGTGCCCCGGCGTTACACCGTGCTGGGCACCGACGGCTTCGGCCGCAGCGACCGCCGTTCGGCGTTGCGCCAGTTCTTCGAGGTGGACAGCCGCCATATCGCCTTCGCGGCCCTGAAGTCGCTGGCCGACGAAGGCGGAATCGAAAAATCCAAGCTGGCGGATGCGATGACCCGCTGGGGCATCGATCCAGACAAGACCAACCCCATCGGGTGCTGAGGAGGATAAGAACAACATGGCCCAAGAACAAACCGTCGTCGTCCCCGATATCGGCGATTTCAAGGACGTCGAAATCATCGAGGTACTGGTCAAGCCGGGCGACAAGGTCGCGGCGAACGATTCGCTGATCACCCTGGAGAGCGACAAGGCGGCGATGGAGATTCCCTCGCCCTATGCCGGCACCGTCGCCGAACTGCATGTGAGCGTCGGCAGCAAGGTCAGCATGGGTACACCGATTCTGCTGTTGCGGGCCG encodes the following:
- the aceE gene encoding pyruvate dehydrogenase (acetyl-transferring), homodimeric type; its protein translation is MIASNPSLNSQSAANTDTDPEETREWLDALAAVIEAEGVERAHFLIEKLVDKARRSGANLPYKAHTAYINTIPPHAEVRSPGDAGIEHRIRCYLRWNAMAMVVRANQKSTEYGGHISSFASSATLYDVGFNHFFHAPDRDHGGDLVFFQGHSAPGIYARAFLEGRLTEEHLDRFRAEVGGGGLSSYPHPWLMPDFWQFPTVSMGLGPLMAIYQARFMKYLADRKILLNAEGRKVWCFCGDGEMDEPESMGAIGLAGREKLDNLIFVVNCNLQRLDGPVRGDGKIIQDLEAEFRGAGWNVIKVIWGSHWDALLARDTKGLLQQRMEEVVDGEYQTYKAKDGAYVRKHFFGKYPELLEMVANMSDEDIWHLNRGGHDPHKVYAAYAAAVAHKGQPTVILAKTIKGYGMGRAGEGQMGAHQQKKLDADALKAFRDRFNIPIPDDKVHEAPYYKPTEDSPEMVYLQERRKALGGYLPQRRKEAPHLQVPELSIFETMLKSSEDREMSTTMVFVRLLSSLLRDKALGRYVVPIVPDEARTFGMEGLFRQYSIYSSVGQLYEPQDADTVMFYREDKSGQILEEGICEAGAMCDWIAAGTAFSNHNVQMIPFYIYYSMFGFQRVGDLMWAAGDMQARGFLMGGTAGRTTLAGEGLQHQDGHSHLIMGAIPNCITYDPTFAYELAIIVHDGLRRMYQEGENVFYYITVMNENYTHPALPEGVEDGIIKGLYKFRDAGKDEAVQLLGSGTILREVIKAAELLEADCGIKAGIWSATSFNQLRRDGLEVSRWNLLHPEQPRKTSYVEQCLAATNGPVVAATDYVKAYPDLIREFVPRRYTVLGTDGFGRSDRRSALRQFFEVDSRHIAFAALKSLADEGGIEKSKLADAMTRWGIDPDKTNPIGC